In Eleginops maclovinus isolate JMC-PN-2008 ecotype Puerto Natales chromosome 10, JC_Emac_rtc_rv5, whole genome shotgun sequence, the following proteins share a genomic window:
- the prodh2 gene encoding hydroxyproline dehydrogenase encodes MMMCSRLRPSLPHLLSLRLLCTTASRMTVSVKQPDRLSATLAFEDPSAFRVKSLGELLRALGIFRLCSFPVLVNNSGKLMSVARSLLGKRAFSYMLRPTVYAQFVAGENESEISQSMEKMSLLGLRPMLAVPIEEDLGESTGEKRYDDNMEAMLECVQISHSNAWSRDPMMQLKVTALLSPELCVKLTALIAQQPYDLNLLVRAMDGEQIHFPGLNESDVAHFLCGLRRLNQIAEASVNKVRVLVDAEYTYMNPALSLVTMAMMKKFNKDGAWIWNTYQCYLKESRSLLLEALRLSETEGFCLGIKLVRGAYMDKERKLAGKEGRPDPVHKCWEDTNDSYNGSLDVMLEAISKKPESYGIIVATHNEESVRRAAKRMEELGIANDGGSVCFGQLLGMCDHVSLTLAKEGYAVYKSVPYGSVDDTLPYLVRRAQENQTVLQGIRKERDLLRKELFRRLTLRGGRT; translated from the exons ATGATGATGTGCTCTCGCTTGCGTCCCTCACTCCCTCACCTCTTGTCGCTGAGGCTACTGTGTACTACGGCCTCCAGGATGACGGTGTCTGTCAAGCAGCCCGACCGCCTCTCAGCGACTCTGGCCTTCGAAGATCCGAGTGCCTTCAGGGTGAAGAGTTTGGGAGAGCTGCTCCGAGCTCTGGGAATCTTCCGCCTCTGCTCCTTCCCTGTGCTTGTCAACAACAGTGGGAAG CTGATGTCTGTGGCACGTAGCTTGCTGGGGAAGAGGGCGTTTTCCTACATGCTGCGTCCCACCGTGTATGCCCAGTTTGTGGCAGGAGAGAATGAGAGTGAGATCTCTCAGTCCATGGAGAAGATGAGCCTGCTGGGACTGAGGCCCATGCTGGCCGTACCCATCGAGGAGGATCTGGGAGAGAGCACAGG AGAGAAGAGATATGACGATAACATGGAGGCCATGTTGGAATGTGTACAAATATCCCACAGCAACGCCTGGAGCAGAGACCCCATGATGCAGCTGAAAGTCACAGCCCTGCTCAGCCCGGAGCTGTGT GTGAAACTCACAGCCCTCATCGCACAACAACCATACGACCTGAATCTACTTGTAAGAGCTATGGATGGAGAG CAAATCCACTTCCCGGGTTTAAATGAAAGTGACGTTGCCCATTTCCTCTGTGGCCTGCGGAGACTCAACCAAATAGCAGAG GCAAGTGTGAACAAAGTCCGAGTCCTGGTGGATGCAGAGTACACCTACATGAACCCTGCCCTCTCTCTTGTCACCATGGCGATGATGAAGAAGTTTAACAAAGATGGCGCCTGGATTTGGAACACATATCAATGTTATTTGAAG gagtcCAGGTCTCTCCTGTTAGAAGCTCTGCGTCTGTCAGAGACTGAGGGTTTCTGTCTGGGGATCAAGCTGGTGCGAGGAGCCTACatggacaaagagaggaagctgGCAGGAAAGGAGGGCCGTCCGGACCCCGTCCACAAGTGCTGGGAGGACACCAATGACAG tTATAACGGCTCGCTGGATGTGATGCTGGAAGCGATTTCCAAGAAGCCAGAGAGCTATGGAATTATCGTCGCCACTCACAACGAGGAGTCAGTGAGGCGAGCCGCCAAACG GATGGAAGAGTTGGGGATTGCCAATGATGGAGGCTCAGTGTGTTTCGGGCAGCTGCTGGGCATGTGCGACCACGTCTCCCTCACATTGG CAAAGGAAGGTTATGCCGTGTACAAGTCAGTGCCATATGGCTCTGTGGATGACACACTCCCCTACCTGGTGCGTCGGGCTCAGGAGAATCAGACCGTGTTGCAGGGAATCCGCAAAGAGAGGGACCTGCTGAGGAAAGAGCTCTTCAGGAGGCTGACTCTGAGGGGAGGCCGCACATAG
- the LOC134870595 gene encoding uncharacterized protein LOC134870595 isoform X1, protein MSARQSVCGLIGLLEEECLPEVTLLDYTFDSALPGSVPATPVTAGSVKSRITSLQCSQLTSSPYSNTTTKTTCPLNKSVDLTQSDVNRFTGENDTRNTKPKVDGKKMLSETSSIDSTSDKENNEGHSPELSKHAWTTTTDFDDNMKDLSESMCAPLCWMDCRYFPEITLLEVTRDSEPSEVEDLSSMDVTQDRTPVANLENNMPPSESSKNSGTEPDRWNMVQREELSSSSTITGNVTHSTISFSEKSDKSVGGNVTQTFLELTQDISTSSVLENRRPTLEPIGPNMVKIETSAEKTFGTHPANVTHDISSSSDMSVQCAESQLSASDVQCNSSLKTVTSELHVEPVLDVNTLEANDKFLTSHDAEVTTKETPPSPKTSGSVNGMFTSLQPSQSSPSMDLNTTAETPSPQNKTLDLSPSNVNSCEAKSQAAVEASVISNTTEVSVNQNSSAVKASGSGDMLNATFDRDPLKKSSAGSILAEASAGTFCLENNTFDAKLLPKENGTITLSESGSNDSHQSTFDKLSLNATSSPKEKTSVAHHPEQNRTTDKDSIAKTAATPESKFEAYTAVEVNSGAIRRKTQDLSQSGLPVTDGLSVSLAHQSMDTESKENTFDFDDTLDLKVDSLVTSTPMITREEGKILLGQRKLYGDGPFKPEGQVPSEVPSNLVCDRKTFLTLPAAKSLLPPLKAASQLLKHTTASALPGRLEALTLGQTMTRQRAQAEALRNTAASADPPQTAGISSSYKLRATTTTATGSKQPNSGLQRPQLSGIPTGIQRAATGLRPPSMRNHASSSSSTNKLRGPTGAASPGAKTSQAKKQPLTRGETLPIAKRKKMDTSLSSGNAEASTSSCDTANRIKNLKRPATTKRALPAKTQREEAAVPAKTSEISTSCAAVSRAKAHKLTGHRAQFAKPKGHGCANCAALEQQLKTQSEEIRRLKEELLKKSKEEEC, encoded by the exons ATGTCTGCTAGGCAATCAGTGTGCGGCTTGATTGGATTGCTGGAAGAGGAATGCTTGCCAGAAGTTACGCTCCTTGACTATACATTTGACTCAGCTCTTCCTGGTAGCGTGCCTGCTACTCCTGTAACCGCTGGGTCTGTGAAAAGCAGGATTACCTCTCTCCAGTGTTCCCAACTGACTTCATCCCCATATTCAAACACCACGACTAAAACAACCTGCCCTCTGAATAAGAGCGTGGATCTTACCCAATCTGATGTTAACAGATTCACAGGGGAAAATGATACTCGCAATACTAAACCTAAAGTGGATGGCAAGAAAATGTTGTCAGAAACAAGCTCAATTGACAGTACAAGTGATAAAGAAAATAACGAAGGCCACTCTCCTGAACTGTCCAAACATGCTTGGACAACAACTACCGACTTTGATGATAACATGAAAGACCTCTCAGAGAGTATGTGCGCTCCTTTGTGCTGGATGGATTGCCGATACTTCCCAGAAATTACTCTTCTTGAAGTTACGCGTGATTCTGAGCCATCAGAAGTCGAGGACTTATCCTCCATGGACGTCACACAGGATAGAACACCAGTGGCTAATTTGGAAAACAACATGCCTCCTTCAGAGTCCAGCAAAAATAGTGGGACGGAGCCTGACAGGTGGAATATGGTTCAAAGAGAAGAATTGTCAAGTAGTAGTACCATTACCGGAAATGTCACCCACTCCACAATCTCCTTTAGCGAAAAATCTGATAAAAGTGTGGGAGGGAACGTAACGCAAACATTTCTGGAACTAACGCAGGATATTTCTACAAGCAGTGTTTTGGAAAATCGTAGGCCTACATTGGAGCCCATCGGACCAAACATGGTGAAGATTGAAACATCAgctgaaaaaacatttggtaCCCATCCTGCTAATGTCACACATGACATAAGCTCCTCGAGTGACATGTCTGTTCAGTGTGCTGAATCACAGCTCTCTGCCTCTGATGTGCAGTGCAACAGTAGTTTAAAGACAGTCACCTCTGAGCTTCATGTTGAACCTGTGCTTGACGTTAATACTCTGGAAGCCAATGACAAGTTTCTTACCAGCCATGATGCTGAAGTGACTACCAAGGAGACACCACCAAGCCCAAAAACCTCTGGGTCTGTTAACGGCATGTTTACCTCCCTCCAGCCCTCTCAATCGAGTCCCTCCATGGATTTAAACACCACTGCTGAAACACCCAGCCCTCAGAACAAGACTCTGGATCTTTCTCCATCTAATGTAAACAGCTGCGAAGCGAAGAGTCAGGCTGCAGTAGAGGCTTCAGTCATTAGCAACACTACCGAAGTTTCCGTGAATCAAAATTCTTCTGCTGTAAAGGCAAGTGGTTCAGGTGACATGCTGAATGCCACTTTTGACAGAGACCCTCTTAAAAAATCCAGTGCCGGTTCTATTTTAGCGGAAGCTAGTGCAGGAACCTTTTGCCTCGAAAACAACACTTTCGATGCTAAACTTCTCCCTAAGGAAAATGGCACAATAACTTTGTCAGAATCAGGCTCCAATGACAGTCACCAGAGCACTTTTGACAAGCTCTCTCTTAATGCAACCAGTAGCCCTAAAGAAAAGACTTCTGTGGCACACCATCCTGAACAGAATAGGACTACAGATAAAGACTCTATTGCCAAGACGGCTGCGACCCCTGAGAGCAAGTTTGAAGCCTATACAGCTGTTGAGGTGAATTCTGGAGCTATTCGACGTAAAACTCAAGATCTTTCACAATCAGGTCTGCCTGTGACGGATGGTCTTTCCGTCAGTTTGGCCCATCAAAGCATGGACACGGAAAGCAAAGAAAACACGTTCGACTTTGATGATACCCTTGACTTAAAGGTGGACTCTTTGGTCACTTCAACACCAATGATTACAAGGGAGGAGGGCAAAATCTTATTGGGACAGAGAAAACTGTATGGGGACGGTCCCTTTAAGCCGGAGGGTCAAGTGCCGTCTGAGGTCCCATCAAACCTTGTCTGCGACCGGAAAACTTTCTTGACGCTTCCAGCTGCTAAATCCCTTTTGCCTCCATTGAAAGCTGCATCCCAGTTGCTGAAACACACGACGGCCTCCGCGCTTCCAGGAAGACTTGAGGCGTTGACATTAGGACAGACCATGACGAGACAGAGAGCCCAAGCCGAGGCTCTGAGAAATACTGCTGCTTCTGCTGATCCTCCACAG ACTGCAGGAATATCAAGCTCATACAAGTTAcgtgcaacaacaacaacagcaacag GATCCAAGCAACCCAACTCCGGCTTGCAAAGGCCGCAGTTAAGTGGAATACCGACGGGCATCCAGAGAGCTGCGACAGGTCTCAGACCACCATCCATGAGAAACCACGCATCATCTTCTTCAAGCACTAACAAACTCCGTGGACCTACAG GAGCTGCTTCTCCTGGGGCGAAGACTTCACAAGCAAAGAAGCAGCCATTAACCAGAGGTGAAACTTTGCCAATagcaaagaggaagaaaatgg ATACTTCCTTATCGAGCGGTAATGCTGAAGCCTCAACATCTTCCTGTGATACTGCAAACAGAATCAAAAACCTCAAACGGCCAGCAACCACTAAGAGAGCTTTGCCAGCCAAAACCCAAAGGGAAG AAGCTGCAGTGCCAGCCAAAACTTCTGAAATCTCAACATCCTGTGCCGCTGTTAGCAGAGCCAAAGCCCATAAACTGACCGGCCATAGAGCTCAGTTTGCTAAACCTAAAGGCCATG GTTGCGCCAACTGTGCTGCGCTTGAACAGCAACTCAAAACGCAATCAGAAGAAATAAGGAGACTAAAAGAAG AGCTGCTGAAGAAAAGTAAAGAAGAAGAATGCTGA
- the LOC134870595 gene encoding uncharacterized protein LOC134870595 isoform X2, whose protein sequence is MSARQSVCGLIGLLEEECLPEVTLLDYTFDSALPGSVPATPVTAGSVKSRITSLQCSQLTSSPYSNTTTKTTCPLNKSVDLTQSDVNRFTGENDTRNTKPKVDGKKMLSETSSIDSTSDKENNEGHSPELSKHAWTTTTDFDDNMKDLSESMCAPLCWMDCRYFPEITLLEVTRDSEPSEVEDLSSMDVTQDRTPVANLENNMPPSESSKNSGTEPDRWNMVQREELSSSSTITGNVTHSTISFSEKSDKSVGGNVTQTFLELTQDISTSSVLENRRPTLEPIGPNMVKIETSAEKTFGTHPANVTHDISSSSDMSVQCAESQLSASDVQCNSSLKTVTSELHVEPVLDVNTLEANDKFLTSHDAEVTTKETPPSPKTSGSVNGMFTSLQPSQSSPSMDLNTTAETPSPQNKTLDLSPSNVNSCEAKSQAAVEASVISNTTEVSVNQNSSAVKASGSGDMLNATFDRDPLKKSSAGSILAEASAGTFCLENNTFDAKLLPKENGTITLSESGSNDSHQSTFDKLSLNATSSPKEKTSVAHHPEQNRTTDKDSIAKTAATPESKFEAYTAVEVNSGAIRRKTQDLSQSGLPVTDGLSVSLAHQSMDTESKENTFDFDDTLDLKVDSLVTSTPMITREEGKILLGQRKLYGDGPFKPEGQVPSEVPSNLVCDRKTFLTLPAAKSLLPPLKAASQLLKHTTASALPGRLEALTLGQTMTRQRAQAEALRNTAASADPPQTAGISSSYKLRATTTTATGSKQPNSGLQRPQLSGIPTGIQRAATGLRPPSMRNHASSSSSTNKLRGPTGAASPGAKTSQAKKQPLTRDTSLSSGNAEASTSSCDTANRIKNLKRPATTKRALPAKTQREEAAVPAKTSEISTSCAAVSRAKAHKLTGHRAQFAKPKGHGCANCAALEQQLKTQSEEIRRLKEELLKKSKEEEC, encoded by the exons ATGTCTGCTAGGCAATCAGTGTGCGGCTTGATTGGATTGCTGGAAGAGGAATGCTTGCCAGAAGTTACGCTCCTTGACTATACATTTGACTCAGCTCTTCCTGGTAGCGTGCCTGCTACTCCTGTAACCGCTGGGTCTGTGAAAAGCAGGATTACCTCTCTCCAGTGTTCCCAACTGACTTCATCCCCATATTCAAACACCACGACTAAAACAACCTGCCCTCTGAATAAGAGCGTGGATCTTACCCAATCTGATGTTAACAGATTCACAGGGGAAAATGATACTCGCAATACTAAACCTAAAGTGGATGGCAAGAAAATGTTGTCAGAAACAAGCTCAATTGACAGTACAAGTGATAAAGAAAATAACGAAGGCCACTCTCCTGAACTGTCCAAACATGCTTGGACAACAACTACCGACTTTGATGATAACATGAAAGACCTCTCAGAGAGTATGTGCGCTCCTTTGTGCTGGATGGATTGCCGATACTTCCCAGAAATTACTCTTCTTGAAGTTACGCGTGATTCTGAGCCATCAGAAGTCGAGGACTTATCCTCCATGGACGTCACACAGGATAGAACACCAGTGGCTAATTTGGAAAACAACATGCCTCCTTCAGAGTCCAGCAAAAATAGTGGGACGGAGCCTGACAGGTGGAATATGGTTCAAAGAGAAGAATTGTCAAGTAGTAGTACCATTACCGGAAATGTCACCCACTCCACAATCTCCTTTAGCGAAAAATCTGATAAAAGTGTGGGAGGGAACGTAACGCAAACATTTCTGGAACTAACGCAGGATATTTCTACAAGCAGTGTTTTGGAAAATCGTAGGCCTACATTGGAGCCCATCGGACCAAACATGGTGAAGATTGAAACATCAgctgaaaaaacatttggtaCCCATCCTGCTAATGTCACACATGACATAAGCTCCTCGAGTGACATGTCTGTTCAGTGTGCTGAATCACAGCTCTCTGCCTCTGATGTGCAGTGCAACAGTAGTTTAAAGACAGTCACCTCTGAGCTTCATGTTGAACCTGTGCTTGACGTTAATACTCTGGAAGCCAATGACAAGTTTCTTACCAGCCATGATGCTGAAGTGACTACCAAGGAGACACCACCAAGCCCAAAAACCTCTGGGTCTGTTAACGGCATGTTTACCTCCCTCCAGCCCTCTCAATCGAGTCCCTCCATGGATTTAAACACCACTGCTGAAACACCCAGCCCTCAGAACAAGACTCTGGATCTTTCTCCATCTAATGTAAACAGCTGCGAAGCGAAGAGTCAGGCTGCAGTAGAGGCTTCAGTCATTAGCAACACTACCGAAGTTTCCGTGAATCAAAATTCTTCTGCTGTAAAGGCAAGTGGTTCAGGTGACATGCTGAATGCCACTTTTGACAGAGACCCTCTTAAAAAATCCAGTGCCGGTTCTATTTTAGCGGAAGCTAGTGCAGGAACCTTTTGCCTCGAAAACAACACTTTCGATGCTAAACTTCTCCCTAAGGAAAATGGCACAATAACTTTGTCAGAATCAGGCTCCAATGACAGTCACCAGAGCACTTTTGACAAGCTCTCTCTTAATGCAACCAGTAGCCCTAAAGAAAAGACTTCTGTGGCACACCATCCTGAACAGAATAGGACTACAGATAAAGACTCTATTGCCAAGACGGCTGCGACCCCTGAGAGCAAGTTTGAAGCCTATACAGCTGTTGAGGTGAATTCTGGAGCTATTCGACGTAAAACTCAAGATCTTTCACAATCAGGTCTGCCTGTGACGGATGGTCTTTCCGTCAGTTTGGCCCATCAAAGCATGGACACGGAAAGCAAAGAAAACACGTTCGACTTTGATGATACCCTTGACTTAAAGGTGGACTCTTTGGTCACTTCAACACCAATGATTACAAGGGAGGAGGGCAAAATCTTATTGGGACAGAGAAAACTGTATGGGGACGGTCCCTTTAAGCCGGAGGGTCAAGTGCCGTCTGAGGTCCCATCAAACCTTGTCTGCGACCGGAAAACTTTCTTGACGCTTCCAGCTGCTAAATCCCTTTTGCCTCCATTGAAAGCTGCATCCCAGTTGCTGAAACACACGACGGCCTCCGCGCTTCCAGGAAGACTTGAGGCGTTGACATTAGGACAGACCATGACGAGACAGAGAGCCCAAGCCGAGGCTCTGAGAAATACTGCTGCTTCTGCTGATCCTCCACAG ACTGCAGGAATATCAAGCTCATACAAGTTAcgtgcaacaacaacaacagcaacag GATCCAAGCAACCCAACTCCGGCTTGCAAAGGCCGCAGTTAAGTGGAATACCGACGGGCATCCAGAGAGCTGCGACAGGTCTCAGACCACCATCCATGAGAAACCACGCATCATCTTCTTCAAGCACTAACAAACTCCGTGGACCTACAG GAGCTGCTTCTCCTGGGGCGAAGACTTCACAAGCAAAGAAGCAGCCATTAACCAGAG ATACTTCCTTATCGAGCGGTAATGCTGAAGCCTCAACATCTTCCTGTGATACTGCAAACAGAATCAAAAACCTCAAACGGCCAGCAACCACTAAGAGAGCTTTGCCAGCCAAAACCCAAAGGGAAG AAGCTGCAGTGCCAGCCAAAACTTCTGAAATCTCAACATCCTGTGCCGCTGTTAGCAGAGCCAAAGCCCATAAACTGACCGGCCATAGAGCTCAGTTTGCTAAACCTAAAGGCCATG GTTGCGCCAACTGTGCTGCGCTTGAACAGCAACTCAAAACGCAATCAGAAGAAATAAGGAGACTAAAAGAAG AGCTGCTGAAGAAAAGTAAAGAAGAAGAATGCTGA
- the eif3c gene encoding eukaryotic translation initiation factor 3 subunit C, translating to MSRFFATGSDSESEESSSADEITPKAPGGNFKQSLLISDDEEDTKRVVRSAKDKRFEELTNLIKTIRNAMKIRDMAKCLEDFEQLCRAFLKSKTIVDKEGVPPFYIRLLADLEDYLNQLWEDKEGKKKMNKNNAKALSTLRQKIRKYNRDYETEIASYKENPQESADEEEEKEAADSEGSSSDSEEEGAEEVMSAKDFLKKKTEVTQDASAFLKKGSGDESSSSDDDEDEEYWGSDTVDSGSESSDDGEEKNASIAAVFLKKEDKPSEKKLGKKKKLKKKERIEEEAEEEGGEGGAWQEVKGGAPMVKEKPKMFAKGTEINVPVVVKKLNEILQARGKKGTDRAAQIELLQALVNIAAENNLGEGIMVKIKFNIIASLYDYNPNLAAFMKPDMWKKCLDCIDELLDILFEHNDIFIGENIAEDSESLIISDQPFRVRGCILTLVERMDEEFTKIMQNTDPHSQEYVDNLKDEGHVCGIIDRLLNYMETKGSTEEICRIYLRRIMHTYYKFDYKAHRRSLGLLPETKSEQDQEESEGEDSAVIMDRLCKFIYAKDRTDRIRTCAILCHIYHHALHSRWYQARDLMLMSHLQDNIQHADPPVQILYNRTMVQLGICAFRQGMIKDAHNALLDIQSSGRAKELLGQGLLMRNMQERNAEQEKIEKRRQVPFHMHINLELLECVYLVSAMLLEIPYMAAHEFDARRRMISKQFHHQLRVGERQPLLGPPESMREHVVAASKAMKMGDWRTCHSFIINEKMNSKVWDLFPETQRVREMLVRKIQEESLRTYLFTYSSVYDSISMGTLSEMFELEIPTVHSIISKMIINEELMASLDQPTQTVVMHRTEPTSLQNMALQLAEKLGSLVENNERVFDLKQGVYGGYFNRDQKGGYQQNKSYNRDQKGGYQQNRGGYNRGGYRNQNHGNYQNHGNHGNYQNHGNRGNHESHGSHGNRGNHDNHGSYGNHGNHGSYGNHQNHSNY from the exons ATGTCTCGTTTCTTTGCCACCGGGTCTGACAGCGAGTCAGAGGAGTCTTCATCTGCCGATGAGATCACCCCTAAGGCACCCGGAGGAAATTTCAAGCA GTCTTTGCTTATCAGTGATGACGAGGAGGACACTAAGAGAGTGGTGCGCAGCGCCAAAGACAAAAG GTTTGAGGAGTTGACCAACCTCATCAAAACGATCCGAAATGCTATGAAGATTCGTGACATGGCCAAATGTCTGGAAGACTTTGAGCAGTTATGTCGAGCCTTCCTCAAAAGCAAGACTATAGTGGACAAAGAGGGGGTTCCCCCTTTTTATATCCGTCTTCTGGCCGACCTGGAGGACTATCTGAATCAG ctttggGAGGACAAAGAGGGCAAgaaaaagatgaacaaaaacaacGCAAAAGCCCTCAGTACACTGCGTCAGAAGATCCGCAAGTACAACAGAGACTACGAAACAGAAATAGCTTCATACAAGGAG AACCCACAGGAGTctgctgatgaagaggaggagaaggaggcagCCGATTCTG aaGGCTCCTCTTCTGATAGCGAGGAAGAGGGCGCGGAAGAGGTAATGTCGGCCAAGGActtcttaaagaaaaagacTGAGGTGACCCAAGATGCCAGCGCGTTCCTCAAGAAGGGATCCGGG GACGAATCCTCGTCTAGTGACGATGACGAAGATGAGGAATACTGGGGATCAGACACCGTCGACAGTGGCAGTGAGAGCTCAGATGATGGGGAGGAAAAGAATGCTTCAATCGCTGCAGTCTTCCTCAAAAA GGAGGATAAGCCCAGCGAAAAGAAGCTTGGTAAGAAGAAGAAGCTCAAGAAGAAGGAGCGCAtagaggaggaggctgaggaggagggaggagaagggggagcCTGGCAGGAGGTGAAGGGAGGCGCCCCAATGGTCAAG GAAAAGCCCAAGATGTTTGCTAAAGGCACCGAGATCAACGTACCTGTGGTGGTGAAGAAGCTGAACGAGATCCTGCAAGCAAGAGGCAAAAAGGGCACGGACAG GGCTGCCCAGATTGAACTGCTCCAAGCTCTGGTAAACATCGCCGCTGAGAATAATTTGGGCGAAGGTATCATGGTCAAGATTAAGTTCAACATCATTGCCTCCCTGTACGACTACAACCCCAACCTGGCCGCCTTCATGAAG CCTGATATGTGGAAGAAGTGCTTGGACTGTATCGATGAGCTGCTGGACATCCTGTTTGAACACAACGACATCTTCATCGGAGAGAACATCGCCGAGGACAGCGAGAGCCTGATCATCTCAGACCAG cCATTCAGGGTGCGTGGATGCATCTTAACCCTGGTAGAGAGGATGGATGAAGAGTTCACCAAGATCATGCAGAACACTGATCCCCATTCCCAAG AATATGTTGACAATCTGAAGGACGAGGGTCACGTCTGTGGCATCATCGACCGGCTGCTCAACTACATGGAGACCAAGGGCAGCACTGAGGAGATCTGCCGCATCTACCTGCGCAGAATCATGCACACCTACTACAAGTTCGACTACAAGGCTCACCGCCGCAGCCTGGGCCTGCTGCCCGAGACcaag TCGGAGCAGGACCAGGAGGAGAGCGAGGGCGAGGACAGCGCTGTGATCATGGACCGTCTCTGCAAGTTCATCTACGCCAAGGACCGCACCGACCGCATCCGTACCTGCGCCATCCTCTGCCATATCTACCACCACGCTCTGCACTCCCGCTGGTACCAGGCCCGCGACCTGATGCTGATGAGCCACCTGCAGGACAACATCCAGCACGCCGACCCCCCCGTACAG ATCCTGTACAACAGAACCATGGTGCAGCTTGGCATTTGCGCCTTTAGGCAGGGCATGATCAAAGACGCCCACAATGCTCTGCTGGACATCCAGTCCTCTGGCCGCGCCAAGGAGCTGCTGGGTCAGGGTCTGCTGATGAGGAACATGCAGGAGAGGAACGCAGAGCAGGAGAAGATCGAGAAGAGAAGACAA GTGCCGTTCCACATGCACATCaacctggagctgctggagtgtgtgtacctggtgtCCGCCATGCTGCTGGAGATCCCCTACATGGCCGCCCACGAGTTTGATGCCCGCCGCAGGATGATCAGCAAGCAGTTCCATCACCAGCTCAGGGTTGGAGAGAGACAGCCACTTCTGG GACCCCCCGAGAGCATGAGGGAGCACGTAGTGGCCGCCAGTAAGGCCATGAAGATGGGAGACTGGCGTACCTgccactcattcatcatcaacGAGAAGATGAACAGCAAGGTGTGGGACCTGTTCCCCGAGACGCAGCGAGTCCGCGAGATGCTCGTCAG GAAGATCCAAGAGGAGTCCCTGAGGACTTATCTGTTCACGTACAGCAGTGTGTACGACTCCATCAG CATGGGGACACTTTCTGAGATGTTTGAGTTGGAGATCCCCACAGTTCACAGCATCATCAGCAAGATGATCATCAACGAGGAGCTGATG GCGTCCCTGGACCAGCCCACACAGACGGTGGTGATGCACCGCACAGAGCCCACCTCCCTGCAGAACATGGCCCTGCAGCTGGCTGAGAAACTGGGCAGCTTGGTGGAGAACAACGAGCGCGTGTTTGACCTCAAGCAAGGTGTCTACGGAGGCTACTTCAACAGAG ATCAGAAAGGTGGCTACCAACAGAACAAATCTTACAACAGAG ATCAGAAAGGCGGTTACCAGCAGAACAGGGGAGGCTACAATCGCGGCGGTTACAGAAATCAGAACCATGGAAACTATCAGAACCATGGGAACCATGGAAACTATCAGAACCATGGAAACCGTGGGAACCATGAAAGTCATGGGAGCCATGGAAACCGTGGCAACCATGACAATCATGGGAGTTATGGGAACCATGGCAACCATGGGAGTTATGGAAATCATCAAAACCACTCCAACTACTGA